One Microlunatus soli genomic window carries:
- a CDS encoding glycerophosphodiester phosphodiesterase, producing the protein MSTPAATFLDESGLQLFAHRGFSGRYPESTHASYAEAIDYAERTGIELGLECDVHFTADDHLVCLHDLTVDRTSDATGPLLDWTLADLRTVDFGSWFTADPTPQERAVTTLVELLDMIKDARDRGARINLNLETKHPTPRGLDIEERVAELLTERGWHTADSPVRMITFDPEALIKIGELLPELRRTFLVSDLSRVPDGELPDGVRIVGPDVTRLREDPGFVERAHRRGNEVHPWIVNTVEDVQFCRDLGVDGYTSDFPDVVMETLTGAPVG; encoded by the coding sequence GTGAGCACACCGGCTGCGACGTTCCTCGACGAATCAGGTCTGCAACTCTTCGCCCATCGCGGCTTCAGCGGCCGCTATCCCGAATCGACACACGCCTCGTACGCCGAGGCGATCGACTATGCAGAGCGCACCGGCATCGAGCTCGGCTTGGAATGCGATGTTCACTTCACCGCCGATGATCATCTTGTCTGCCTGCATGATCTGACCGTCGACCGCACCTCCGACGCCACCGGGCCGTTGCTGGACTGGACCCTGGCCGACCTGCGGACGGTCGACTTCGGGTCCTGGTTCACCGCTGATCCGACTCCACAGGAACGGGCGGTCACGACGCTGGTCGAGCTGTTGGACATGATCAAGGACGCCCGCGATCGCGGTGCGCGGATCAACCTCAACCTGGAGACCAAGCATCCCACACCCCGCGGGCTCGACATCGAGGAACGGGTCGCAGAACTGCTGACCGAACGCGGTTGGCACACCGCCGACTCGCCGGTGCGGATGATCACCTTCGATCCGGAGGCGTTGATCAAGATCGGCGAGCTGTTGCCGGAGCTGCGCCGGACCTTCCTGGTCTCCGATCTGAGCCGGGTGCCCGACGGTGAACTGCCCGACGGTGTCCGGATCGTCGGTCCCGACGTGACCCGGCTGCGGGAGGATCCCGGCTTCGTCGAGCGAGCCCACAGGCGCGGCAACGAGGTCCATCCGTGGATCGTCAACACCGTGGAGGATGTGCAGTTCTGCCGGGACCTCGGAGTGGACGGCTACACCTCCGATTTCCCCGACGTCGTGATGGAGACGCTGACCGGCGCACCGGTCGGCTGA
- a CDS encoding LysR family transcriptional regulator ArgP — MDLQPDQLRTLVAVVDHGTLDAAARQLRVTPSAISQRLKALESAVGRVLVLRSKPVRTTEAGAVILRMARQTILLSEDAALALGSEQTGAGTNTLPVVINGDSLNTWALAALARVESDQGIYFEVHRADEALSTELLRNGTVMAAVTSVAEPVQGCTVRRLGAMRYRPMAAPAFARRWFPDGATPEALAQAPMVAFDRDDQLQDRYLRKKSRRRLRPPRHYIPVSADFARAIALGLGWGMIPPQQSAGFEDSGELIEIDPTVSVRVPLYWQQWKLHSPMLALLADAVVATAADTLQD, encoded by the coding sequence ATGGACTTGCAGCCCGATCAGCTCCGCACCCTGGTCGCGGTCGTCGACCACGGGACGCTCGACGCCGCGGCACGACAGCTGCGGGTCACGCCGTCGGCGATCTCGCAGCGGCTGAAGGCACTGGAGTCCGCCGTCGGCCGGGTGTTGGTGCTGCGCAGCAAGCCGGTACGGACGACCGAGGCCGGCGCAGTGATCCTGCGGATGGCGCGGCAGACCATCCTGCTCAGCGAGGACGCCGCGCTGGCGCTGGGTTCGGAGCAGACCGGTGCCGGCACCAACACCCTGCCGGTAGTGATCAACGGCGACTCGCTCAACACCTGGGCGCTGGCAGCGCTGGCCCGGGTGGAGTCGGACCAGGGGATCTACTTCGAGGTGCATCGGGCCGACGAAGCGTTGTCCACCGAGTTGCTCCGCAACGGCACCGTGATGGCGGCGGTCACGTCCGTCGCCGAACCGGTGCAGGGCTGCACGGTGCGTCGACTCGGCGCGATGCGCTATCGGCCGATGGCCGCCCCGGCATTCGCCCGCCGATGGTTCCCCGACGGTGCCACCCCCGAAGCGCTGGCGCAGGCACCGATGGTCGCCTTCGACCGCGATGATCAACTGCAGGATCGCTATCTGCGCAAGAAGAGCCGGCGACGGTTACGACCGCCACGGCACTACATCCCGGTCTCCGCCGACTTCGCCCGGGCGATCGCACTCGGCCTCGGCTGGGGCATGATCCCGCCGCAACAGAGCGCCGGATTCGAGGACAGCGGCGAGCTGATCGAGATCGACCCCACGGTCTCGGTCAGGGTGCCGCTCTACTGGCAGCAGTGGAAGCTGCACTCGCCGATGCTGGCGCTGCTGGCCGACGCGGTCGTCGCCACCGCCGCCGACACTCTGCAGGACTGA
- a CDS encoding phytanoyl-CoA dioxygenase family protein: protein MTSLVDRKHLMTSVEMAHFVSHGSFALEAVVPDEMNQRAIEILDAGIPGYPYGTPLDEAFPQGTFVRELLDLPAIAGAVQSLVGPQPVIDHHAVHVRPPRGGEAQNMHGDAILDTRTDAFDVQLMYYPREVTLEQGGTLSVPGTHLRKINQTGIGRYQNLAGQTRLVCPAGTIVLLHHGIWHGGRRNDSDQPRYMFKIRFNPTVRQLRLWNTDDIDDPGVLKELTTSFGWSSANEGRLELVNRAKLWRTLTGDQLFDIDNYLTREQLRPQFVAPGATDVRLGSSRSSSGWGF, encoded by the coding sequence ATGACCAGCTTGGTCGACCGGAAGCATCTGATGACGTCGGTGGAAATGGCCCACTTCGTCTCACATGGCAGCTTTGCCCTCGAGGCGGTGGTTCCCGATGAGATGAACCAGCGCGCCATCGAGATCCTCGACGCCGGGATCCCCGGCTACCCGTACGGAACACCACTGGACGAGGCCTTCCCGCAGGGCACCTTCGTCCGTGAGCTGCTCGATCTGCCGGCGATCGCCGGTGCGGTGCAGAGTCTGGTCGGCCCGCAGCCGGTGATCGACCACCATGCCGTGCACGTCCGGCCGCCGCGCGGTGGCGAGGCGCAGAACATGCACGGCGACGCGATCCTGGACACCCGCACCGACGCCTTCGACGTCCAGTTGATGTATTACCCGCGCGAGGTGACCCTGGAACAGGGCGGGACGCTGAGCGTGCCGGGAACGCATCTGCGCAAGATCAACCAGACCGGCATCGGTCGCTACCAGAACCTCGCCGGACAGACCCGGCTGGTGTGTCCGGCGGGCACGATCGTGCTGCTGCACCACGGGATCTGGCACGGTGGACGGCGCAACGACTCCGACCAGCCGCGCTACATGTTCAAGATCAGATTCAACCCGACGGTCCGCCAGCTGCGGCTGTGGAACACCGACGACATCGACGATCCGGGTGTGCTCAAGGAGCTGACCACCAGCTTCGGCTGGAGCTCGGCCAACGAGGGCCGGCTGGAGTTGGTCAATCGCGCCAAGCTCTGGCGTACGTTGACCGGCGACCAGCTCTTCGACATCGACAACTACCTGACCCGCGAGCAGTTGCGACCGCAGTTCGTCGCGCCGGGTGCCACCGACGTCCGGCTCGGATCCAGCCGATCGTCGAGCGGCTGGGGTTTCTGA
- a CDS encoding MarR family winged helix-turn-helix transcriptional regulator, producing MTGTKTAGGAAGEATLVGRWRDLQERYLTTAASIERGLNSEHGLGLSDFEVLDLIAENDDPDSPCRMKDLSKISPMTQSALSRIVDRLEKSGLVTRNSCAEDRRALMVSITDQGHQLHQQAQQTHRRLLRETLGS from the coding sequence ATGACGGGTACCAAGACGGCCGGCGGCGCAGCCGGCGAGGCGACCCTGGTCGGCCGCTGGCGGGATCTGCAGGAGCGCTACCTGACGACGGCAGCGAGCATCGAGCGCGGCCTGAACAGCGAGCACGGGCTCGGCCTCAGCGACTTCGAGGTGCTCGACCTGATCGCGGAGAACGACGACCCCGACAGCCCGTGCCGGATGAAGGATCTGTCCAAGATCTCACCGATGACCCAGAGTGCACTGTCGCGGATCGTCGACCGACTGGAGAAGTCCGGCCTGGTCACCCGCAACTCCTGCGCCGAGGATCGGCGAGCCCTGATGGTGTCGATCACCGACCAAGGACATCAACTGCATCAGCAGGCCCAGCAAACCCACCGCCGGCTGCTCCGCGAAACCCTCGGCTCGTAG
- a CDS encoding MFS transporter, whose product MNRTPDLATTSRWSPRRWALLLVLCTVLALDGLDVSMVGVALPTIGRELGVSTETLQWVVSGYVLGYGSLLLLGGRLADLLGRRRIFLIALSVFALASILGGVADDPGLLIAARFIKGLAAAFTAPTGFSIITTNFSEGPERNRAISIYSVFGASGYSLGLIVGGLVTGLSWRWTMLFSVPFAVAVLVLGFFFIPRDGRGEQGGHDLAGAVALPAGMLILVYTVVSAPDAGWASIRTIGGFVVAAMILAAFGLIETRAKHPLIRFSILKQGWVARANLAAVALFGSYLSFQFIVTLYLQSVLGWQPLTMALALLPAGLLVVGSAPFADRLIDRFGGPKLIMLGMISLLAGYLLFLRIDTHPSYPLAILPSVILLGGGFALGFPSINVQATSGIRNSEQGLAAGLVQTSTQVGAALVLAVTTALVTTGGETARATPEAMLAAYRPGLLLSVLVAAAGLAIAAVPKRSTVPPATPTPDPEPERQVVG is encoded by the coding sequence GTGAACCGCACACCTGATCTCGCGACCACATCCCGCTGGTCGCCGCGGCGCTGGGCGCTGCTGTTGGTGCTCTGCACCGTGTTGGCCCTCGACGGACTGGACGTCTCGATGGTCGGGGTCGCGCTGCCGACCATCGGCCGCGAGCTCGGCGTCAGCACCGAGACCCTGCAATGGGTCGTCTCCGGCTACGTCCTCGGATACGGCAGTCTGCTGCTGCTCGGCGGTCGACTGGCCGATCTGCTCGGCCGGCGGCGGATCTTCCTGATCGCGCTGTCGGTCTTCGCCCTGGCTTCGATCCTCGGTGGCGTCGCCGATGATCCCGGGCTGCTGATCGCGGCCCGCTTCATCAAGGGGTTGGCAGCGGCATTCACCGCACCGACCGGCTTCTCCATCATCACCACCAACTTCAGCGAAGGGCCCGAGCGCAACCGAGCGATCTCGATCTACTCGGTGTTCGGAGCCTCCGGCTATTCGCTCGGCCTGATCGTCGGCGGCCTGGTCACCGGACTGAGCTGGCGGTGGACGATGCTGTTCTCGGTGCCGTTCGCCGTCGCGGTCCTGGTCCTCGGCTTCTTCTTCATCCCGCGTGACGGGCGGGGAGAGCAGGGTGGCCACGATCTTGCCGGGGCGGTCGCTCTCCCGGCCGGAATGTTGATCTTGGTCTATACGGTCGTCTCGGCTCCCGACGCCGGCTGGGCATCGATCCGGACGATCGGCGGATTCGTCGTGGCCGCGATGATTCTTGCGGCGTTCGGCCTGATCGAGACGAGGGCCAAACACCCGCTGATCCGGTTCTCGATCTTGAAGCAGGGGTGGGTGGCGCGCGCGAATCTTGCCGCCGTCGCACTCTTCGGTTCCTACCTGAGTTTCCAGTTCATCGTCACGCTCTACCTGCAGTCGGTGCTCGGCTGGCAGCCGTTGACGATGGCGCTGGCGCTGTTGCCGGCCGGATTGTTGGTGGTCGGCAGCGCTCCCTTCGCCGACCGACTGATCGATCGCTTCGGCGGTCCGAAGTTGATCATGCTCGGGATGATCTCGCTGCTGGCCGGATACCTGTTGTTCCTGCGGATCGACACCCATCCGTCCTACCCGTTGGCCATCCTGCCATCGGTGATCCTGCTCGGCGGCGGCTTCGCGTTGGGCTTCCCGTCGATCAATGTGCAGGCCACGTCGGGGATCAGGAACAGCGAGCAGGGATTGGCCGCCGGGCTGGTGCAGACCAGCACCCAGGTCGGTGCGGCACTGGTGCTCGCGGTCACCACGGCGCTGGTGACCACCGGCGGCGAGACTGCCAGGGCGACGCCTGAGGCGATGCTCGCTGCGTACCGGCCCGGTCTGTTGCTGAGCGTGCTGGTGGCGGCGGCCGGGCTGGCGATCGCCGCCGTCCCGAAGCGCTCGACGGTGCCGCCGGCAACGCCGACGCCGGATCCGGAACCGGAGCGTCAGGTCGTCGGCTGA
- a CDS encoding AraC family transcriptional regulator, with protein sequence MSDESAPAVWLDLDQPPEVVNQGRGTHGIRRPVDEFQLPELWSLHLYGYHADLEVAERSYPIAPGVISLVPPATAHRFHYRGPSSHLYAHFRADGGLIDHDHPPPRGTSGRLRLIMSTGAELPEITDLMSSAIAAAAVRPARTRADIWGVLLRLADRPPARHAARVAPDHIRTAMSYIEARLAEPLTVAEVAAAIGISANHLARVFAAETDETVVRYIRRRRIDHARRLLTSTTIPIGAIAASVGFPDLQAFNKACRAVTGRSPRQLRSAS encoded by the coding sequence ATGAGTGATGAGTCCGCACCGGCGGTCTGGCTGGATCTCGACCAGCCGCCGGAGGTCGTCAACCAGGGCCGCGGCACACACGGCATCCGTCGTCCGGTCGACGAGTTCCAGCTGCCCGAGCTGTGGTCACTGCATCTGTACGGCTACCACGCCGATCTCGAGGTCGCCGAGCGCAGCTATCCGATCGCCCCGGGAGTGATCTCGCTGGTGCCGCCGGCCACCGCCCATCGCTTCCACTACCGGGGTCCGTCCAGTCACCTCTACGCGCACTTCCGCGCCGACGGCGGACTCATCGACCATGATCATCCGCCGCCTCGCGGTACCTCCGGACGGCTCCGGCTGATCATGTCGACCGGCGCGGAGTTGCCGGAGATCACCGATCTGATGTCGTCGGCGATCGCTGCGGCCGCCGTCCGACCGGCGCGCACCCGCGCTGACATCTGGGGAGTGCTGCTCCGGCTCGCGGATCGACCGCCGGCCCGACATGCGGCCCGGGTCGCACCCGATCACATCCGTACCGCGATGTCCTACATCGAGGCCAGGCTGGCCGAACCGTTGACGGTGGCCGAGGTGGCCGCGGCGATCGGCATCTCGGCCAATCACCTGGCCAGGGTGTTCGCCGCCGAGACCGACGAGACCGTCGTACGCTACATCCGCCGGCGGCGGATCGATCATGCCCGCCGGCTGCTGACCAGCACGACGATCCCGATCGGCGCCATCGCTGCCAGCGTCGGTTTTCCTGACCTGCAGGCGTTCAACAAGGCCTGCCGAGCGGTCACCGGGCGATCGCCGCGTCAACTCCGCTCCGCGTCATGA
- a CDS encoding LysE/ArgO family amino acid transporter → MDGTGPATAFQGMLMMLSLIVAIGAQNTFLLRQGLRHAAVTPLVLICWLSDCALVLIGVSGLGAVVDRVPYAMTVIRIVGALVLLGYAALAIRRAVRGESLDLEGASGRRTTLSAIGTCLAITWLNPHVYLDTVLMVGAVANSHGSPGRWWFAVGTLIGSLGWFAALGYGARLLRPLFRKQRAWRILDSLIAAIMISTAAKLLLS, encoded by the coding sequence ATGGACGGGACCGGACCGGCGACAGCGTTCCAGGGAATGTTGATGATGCTGTCCCTGATCGTGGCGATCGGGGCACAGAACACGTTCCTGCTGCGCCAAGGACTGCGGCATGCCGCGGTGACGCCGTTGGTGCTGATCTGCTGGCTGTCGGACTGCGCGCTGGTGCTGATCGGCGTCAGCGGTCTGGGTGCCGTCGTCGACCGGGTCCCGTACGCGATGACGGTGATCCGCATCGTCGGCGCCCTGGTCCTGCTCGGCTATGCCGCGCTCGCGATCCGACGCGCGGTCCGCGGTGAGAGTCTTGACCTGGAAGGCGCATCGGGACGTCGGACGACCCTGTCGGCGATCGGCACCTGCCTGGCGATCACCTGGCTGAATCCGCACGTCTATCTCGACACCGTGCTGATGGTCGGTGCGGTCGCCAACAGCCACGGCTCGCCGGGGCGGTGGTGGTTCGCCGTCGGCACCTTGATCGGAAGTCTCGGCTGGTTCGCCGCGCTGGGCTACGGCGCCCGGCTGCTCCGTCCACTCTTCCGCAAGCAGCGCGCCTGGCGGATCCTGGATTCGCTGATCGCGGCGATCATGATCAGCACAGCGGCCAAGCTGCTGCTCTCCTGA
- a CDS encoding rhodanese-like domain-containing protein: protein MPELPTITTDQLAALPGPDWMLLDVRTDAEWAVGRIEGSTHIPLDQLIARVDEVSDKVVCICAVGGRSAQATAYLNSIGREAVNLEGGIQAWAADSRPLTR, encoded by the coding sequence ATGCCTGAGCTGCCGACCATCACCACCGACCAACTCGCCGCACTTCCCGGACCGGATTGGATGCTGCTGGACGTCCGGACCGACGCGGAATGGGCCGTCGGCCGGATCGAGGGGTCGACTCATATTCCGTTGGACCAGCTGATCGCCCGTGTCGACGAGGTCAGCGACAAGGTGGTCTGCATCTGTGCCGTCGGTGGGCGGTCGGCCCAGGCCACCGCCTACCTCAACTCGATCGGACGCGAGGCGGTCAATCTGGAAGGCGGCATCCAGGCCTGGGCGGCGGACTCCCGCCCGCTGACCCGCTGA